In Leptospira ellinghausenii, the following proteins share a genomic window:
- a CDS encoding DUF1003 domain-containing protein, with protein sequence MCQKSFRENQLISAIGIGDEIVELIHSDFPGWNEQSRICKNDFNLFRMKYITNLVEEEKGNIENLEREVIKSINDNEILTIDTSLKTDAPTFGEKISDKVATFGGSWKFIIAFFSVLFLWILGNSFYLYFNVFDPYPFILLNLILSCVAAIQAPIIMMSQNRQELKDRIRSENDYKINLKSEIEIRTLHEKVDHLLLDQWSKMMKIQAIQIDLLSEIRSKIR encoded by the coding sequence GTGTGTCAAAAATCATTCCGAGAAAATCAATTGATCAGCGCCATTGGAATTGGTGACGAAATAGTAGAATTGATTCATTCTGATTTTCCAGGTTGGAATGAACAAAGTAGAATTTGTAAAAATGATTTTAATCTATTTAGAATGAAGTATATTACCAATTTGGTTGAAGAAGAAAAAGGTAATATTGAAAACCTAGAAAGAGAAGTTATCAAAAGTATTAATGATAACGAAATTTTGACAATTGATACTTCTTTGAAAACAGATGCACCTACATTTGGAGAAAAAATTTCGGATAAAGTGGCTACCTTTGGTGGAAGTTGGAAATTTATTATCGCTTTTTTTTCTGTCTTATTCCTTTGGATTTTAGGGAATAGTTTTTATCTCTATTTCAATGTCTTTGACCCTTACCCTTTTATCTTGTTAAATTTAATCTTATCCTGTGTTGCCGCAATTCAAGCACCCATCATCATGATGAGTCAAAACAGACAAGAACTAAAGGATAGAATTCGTTCAGAGAATGATTACAAAATTAATCTAAAATCCGAAATTGAAATCAGAACCTTACATGAAAAAGTGGATCATCTTTTACTGGACCAATGGTCGAAAATGATGAAAATCCAAGCGATTCAAATTGATCTTCTCAGCGAAATTCGAAGTAAAATCAGATAA